A window from Garra rufa chromosome 14, GarRuf1.0, whole genome shotgun sequence encodes these proteins:
- the dynll2a gene encoding dynein, light chain, LC8-type 2a: MTDRKAVIKNADMSEDMQQDAVDCATQAMEKYNIEKDIAAYIKKEFDKKYNPTWHCIVGRNFGSYVTHETKHFIYFYLGQVAILLFKSG; this comes from the exons ATGACCGACAGGAAGGCTGTGATCAAGAACGCTGACATGTCTGAAGACATGCAGCAGGATGCAGTGGACTGTGCCACGCAGGCCATGGAGAAATACAACATCGAGAAGGACATTGCCGCATACATCAAAAAG GAGTTCGATAAGAAATACAATCCTACGTGGCACTGCATTGTGGGGAGGAACTTCGGCAGCTACGTGACCCATGAGACGAAACACTTCATCTACTTCTACTTGGGCCAGGTGGCCATTCTTCTCTTCAAGTCTGGCTGA